TTGGACGTGACCACTTAGATTCAGGTTCCGTAGCTTCTCCAAACCGTGAAACTGAATCCATGAGAGATGGTTCAGATGCAGTAGGCGACTGGGCAATCTTGAATGCTTTAATTAACACAGCAGCTGGCGGTTCTTGGATTTCCTTCCACCACGGCGGCGGTGTAGGTATGGGTTATTCATTACACGCAGGTATGGTAATTGTCGCAGATGGTTCTGAACGAGCTGATGAACGCTTGAAACGTGTATTAACTACAGATCCGGGTATGGGTGTAGTAAGACACGCTGACGCAGGATATGAAATTGCGATTGAAACAGCGAAAGAAAAAGGTGTCGATATTCCAATGTTAAAGGAGCAAGATTCTCATGAGTAATGATTTAGTAATCCAAAATATTGCACAATTAATTTTACCGAAAAAAACAGATAAACCCTTAAAAGGTAAAGAGCTTGATCAATTGAATGTAGTAGAAGACGGTACAGTAGTGGTAGATAACGGTAAAGTTGTATACGCCGGCCCGCATTCAGATGAATATCAAGGTAAAGAAACGATTGATGCAACTGGCAAAGTTATTTCACCAGCATTGGTAGATGCACACACGCATTTAGTCTTCGGCGGTTCTAGAGAACATGAAATGGCATTAAAACGTCAAGGCGCTTCTTACTTGGAAATCTTAGAACAAGGTGGCGGTATTCTATCTACAGTGAAAGCGACACGTGAAGCAACTGAGGAAGAATTATTCAAGAAAACGGACAAAGCCTTACGTGAAATCATGTCTTATGGTGTCTTGACTGTAGAAAGTAAAAGTGGTTACGGCTTAGATAAAGAGAACGAATTGAAACAATTAAAAGTATCTCATGAACTAGAAGATAAATATGGTATTACAATGAAACACACTTTCTTAGGACCGCATGCGGTACCTGAAGAAGCGGAATCTAGTGAAGCATTCTTGCAAGAAATGATTGACTTGCTGCCTGAAATGAAACAATATGCTGACTTCGCGGATATCTTCTGTGAAACAGGTGTGTTCTCAGTAGAAGAATCTAGAAAATATATGCAAGCAGCTAAAGATGCAGGATTTGATGTGAAAATTCATGCAGATGAAATCGATCCTTTAGGCGGCTTAGGTCTAGCAATTGAAGAAAACGCGATTTCTGGCGACCACTTAGTGGCTTCTAGTGAAGAAGATAAAAAAGCGTTGCATGATAGTAATACAGTCGCTGTGTTATTACCAGGTACAACGTTCTACCTTGATAAAGAAGGTTATGCAGATGCACGTGGTATGATTGATAATAACGGTGCCATTGCAATTGCATCAGACTTCAACCCAGGTAGTAACGTGACGAACAATCTTCAATTGGTAATGACAATTGCCAGCTTGAAATTGAAATTATCTCCAAATGAAGTTTGGAATGCAGTTACAGTGAACGCTGCAAAAGCAATTGATGCAGATGCAGGTACGTTAGAAACTGGCGACGATGCAAACTTTGTTATCTGGGATGCGCCAAACTATGAATATATTCTTTATCATTATGGTATCAACCATGCTGAAAATGTTTATAAAGATGGAGAATTATTTATCGATAATACTATCAAAGTTAATACTGAATCTGAAAAAAGCAAAGCTTAATCATTAAGTAAAAATAACGAGGACTGCAGTACTTGAACTGACAAGTATTGCAGTTCTCTTTTTATTTTATAGGCACTGATGTCTAAAATATTCTGACAATTATGTTAAGATATAGGAATACAGAAAGAGAAGGAGAGAGCAGTCGTGAGAATTGAAAGTTATGCTGAAGAATGGCAAGGAAGCGTGAAAGATAATATATTTGCAGGTATCTTAATTGCCCTTTCAGCTTTGCCTGGTGCGATTGCTTACTCATTTATCGTCGGAATGAATCCTTCTATCGGATTATTAAGTATGGGAATTATGATGGTGGTTTTAAGTTTTACTGCAGGCCGTACGTTGATGATTACCGGACCTAGCAGCGGCATTGCGTTGGTGGCCGCACCTCTCGTCGCTAGTCATGGACCTATGTATTTAATTGCTGCCAGTATGGTAATGGGTGTGCTGCAAATGTTATTCGGCGTTTTTAAAGTAAGTCGATTAATCGATCGCATTCCAGTAGCGGTAGTTATTGGATTTATGAATGCACTCGCACTTCTATTAATGTCATCACAATTTCCAAGCATCTTTGGTATTTCAACTGCTACTTATATCTTTGCAGTATTATCATTTTTAATTATTTGGCTAGTACCGCGCTGGATCAGATTTATTCCCGCACCGCTGATTTCTATTGTCGTGCTGACGCTTGTAGCGCATACACTGCATCCGAACTTGAAATATGTCCATGATTTAGCTGATATCCATGTGGTCATCCCGAAAGTGCAGTGGGAAGTGCTGCCGCTCTTCACACATACTCATGCATTAGGCATTATCTTGGGCTATGGATTGACAATGGCGATAGTAGGAACACTGCAATCGCTGTTGACTGCCAAGGCTTTAGATGTATTGACGAATGTAAGAAGTAATGAGAATCAAGAATCCGCGGCTCAAGGGTTAGCGAATTTTGCTTCTGGATTGTTCGGAGGATTTGGGGGCAGTGCTTTAGTAGGTCAATCTAAATTTAATGTGAAAATCGGGGCGACCGCACGTTTTTCAACTTTAGTCACGGCTTTCTTCTTATTGCTTACCATCTATGTGCTAGGTCCAGTTATATCTTTAATTCCTATGGTCGTATTGGCCACTGTATTAGTATCTATTGCTTTCAATACATTTGACAGAAGAACTTGGATTGCGATTAAAGCAGCACCTGTACGTAATACCGCAACGATTTTAATAACTATGGTGGTCACTTTGGCCACGAATAACTTAGCGTTCGGCGTACTCTCTGGTACAGCCATCTATCTAGTGTTTTATTTTTTCGGAAAAGGAAGTGGGAAAGATGACAGACATCAATCAAGTTAAGGAATGGAGACGTGTGTTTCACCGGTACCCGGAAGTGTCGTATGCAGAGTTTGAAACAACGAAGCGTCTAAGAAAAATATTAGAGGAACATGAGATTAAAATTGTGGATTATCCTCTGCAAACGGGTCTGGTCGCAGAGGTAGGGCAAGGCGAGAAGGTTGTAGCATTGCGTACGGATATCGATGCGTTGCCGATATTAGAGCAAGTTGACAGTGAAATCCGCTCGTCTGCTGAGGGTGTGATGCATGCTTGCGGCCATGATATTCACATGGCAACTATTTTAGCGGCGACAATGGAGTTGAAAGCGCGAGAAGCGGAGTTGCCAGGACGGGTGCGGATTTTGTTCCAAGCGGCTGAAGAAGTAGGAAGCGGAGCACAGCAGATGGTGGAAGCGGGTGTACTTGACGGGGTGAAAGCAGTCACGGGCTTTCATAATGATCCGACTTTGAAAGTGGGCGAGTTTGCGATTAAGTCGGGTGCGATGACTTCAGCGGTAGACCGCTTTGCGATACATATTCAAGGCAAAGGGGGTCATGCTGCGAAACCTGAGGAAAGCAATGACCCGATGATTATCTTAGGACAATTGATGACTAGTATTCAATCGATTGT
Above is a genomic segment from Staphylococcus piscifermentans containing:
- a CDS encoding amidohydrolase encodes the protein MTDINQVKEWRRVFHRYPEVSYAEFETTKRLRKILEEHEIKIVDYPLQTGLVAEVGQGEKVVALRTDIDALPILEQVDSEIRSSAEGVMHACGHDIHMATILAATMELKAREAELPGRVRILFQAAEEVGSGAQQMVEAGVLDGVKAVTGFHNDPTLKVGEFAIKSGAMTSAVDRFAIHIQGKGGHAAKPEESNDPMIILGQLMTSIQSIVSRNVSAFDSAVVTIGEVSAGNTWNVIPDQAYMQGTVRTFNAATRAKAEERLQDLCAGIAKAFDANIELEYIHLPNAVINDEALTEKAVEAAEETGYSVQILGEPKTIGEDFSALSDTVPGVFAFIGSESDYDLHHPKYQPDERILETAPDYLVKLIQKLF
- a CDS encoding SulP family inorganic anion transporter yields the protein MRIESYAEEWQGSVKDNIFAGILIALSALPGAIAYSFIVGMNPSIGLLSMGIMMVVLSFTAGRTLMITGPSSGIALVAAPLVASHGPMYLIAASMVMGVLQMLFGVFKVSRLIDRIPVAVVIGFMNALALLLMSSQFPSIFGISTATYIFAVLSFLIIWLVPRWIRFIPAPLISIVVLTLVAHTLHPNLKYVHDLADIHVVIPKVQWEVLPLFTHTHALGIILGYGLTMAIVGTLQSLLTAKALDVLTNVRSNENQESAAQGLANFASGLFGGFGGSALVGQSKFNVKIGATARFSTLVTAFFLLLTIYVLGPVISLIPMVVLATVLVSIAFNTFDRRTWIAIKAAPVRNTATILITMVVTLATNNLAFGVLSGTAIYLVFYFFGKGSGKDDRHQSS
- the hutI gene encoding imidazolonepropionase encodes the protein MSNDLVIQNIAQLILPKKTDKPLKGKELDQLNVVEDGTVVVDNGKVVYAGPHSDEYQGKETIDATGKVISPALVDAHTHLVFGGSREHEMALKRQGASYLEILEQGGGILSTVKATREATEEELFKKTDKALREIMSYGVLTVESKSGYGLDKENELKQLKVSHELEDKYGITMKHTFLGPHAVPEEAESSEAFLQEMIDLLPEMKQYADFADIFCETGVFSVEESRKYMQAAKDAGFDVKIHADEIDPLGGLGLAIEENAISGDHLVASSEEDKKALHDSNTVAVLLPGTTFYLDKEGYADARGMIDNNGAIAIASDFNPGSNVTNNLQLVMTIASLKLKLSPNEVWNAVTVNAAKAIDADAGTLETGDDANFVIWDAPNYEYILYHYGINHAENVYKDGELFIDNTIKVNTESEKSKA